The genomic DNA GCCGGGAAGCGGATCTCGCTCAGACCGAGCTGGGCCACGATGGTTCCCTGCGTGATTTGCGTGACGGACTGGCCGATCAGGGTCGCGAGCGTGAACATCGAGTTGACCAGCCGCTGCCCGAACGGCTGCTGGGCACTCCACGCCGCGTCCAGGTGGAGGGCTTGGGTGTTCATCGTCATCGTGGTGAACAGGACGTTATCCGTTTCGGTGATGGTCCGCCCCGGACTATGCACATAGACGTCCCCGACCTGCAGCTCGTCCAGATACCGGCCGCGCTGCTCAATCCGGCGTCCGGCCCGCTGCCCCGGCGAGGCGTCCAGTCCGTGGCTCTCGCTCATGCTGTCAACCCCAATTCGCGTGCAATCAGCATCAGCTGGACCTCCGTGGTCCCCTCCCCGACCTCGAGGATCTTCGAATCGCGGTAGTGGCGGGAGACGAGGAACTCGTTCATGAATCCGTACCCGCCGAAGACCTGCGTCGCGTCCCGGGCGTTGTCCATGGCGGCCTCACCGGCGACCAGCTTAGCGATCGCGGCCTCCGTCTTGAACGGTTTGCCAGCCAGCATCTTTGACGCCGCCTTATAGTAGGCCAGCCGCGCGGTGTGGGCGCGGGTTTGCATGCGGGCGATCTTGAACGCGATCGCCTGGTTGGAACCGATGCTGCGGCCGAACTGCTCGCGCTCCTTGGCGTAGCGCACGGACTCATCAACGCACCCCTGCGCGGCACCCGTCGCGAGCGCAGCGATCGCCACCCGGCCCTCGTCGAGGATCGAGAGGAAGTTTGCGTACCCCCGGCCACGCTCGCCGAGCAGATTCTCCTCTGGCACGCGCACGTTCTTCAGCGTCAGCGGATGCGTGTCTGAGGCATTCCAGCCCACCTTGTTGTAGGCGGGCTCAGCCGTGAAACCCTCCGTGTCGGTCGGGACGATGATCGTGGAGATTTCCTTCTTGATGCTGCCGTCTTTACGCTCCGTCTGCCCGGTGACCGCGGTGACGGTGACGTGCTGCGTGATGTCGGTGCCGGAGTTGGTGATGAACTCCTTGGTCCCGTTGATGACCCATTCGCCGTTCTCCAGCTTGGCCGTCGTCCGCGTCCCCGAGGCGTCGGAACCCGCTTCGGATTCGGTCAGGCCGAACCCGGCGAGCGCCTCGCCGGCGGCGAGCTTCGGCAGCCACGTGGCCTTTTGCTCCGCCGTACCGAAGCGGTGGATGGGCATCGCACCGAGGGAGACGCCGGCCTCCAGAGTGATGGCGCACGACTGGTCGACGCGGGCGATCTCCTCTAGCGCCAGGGAGAGCGCAAAGTAGTCGCCGCCCATGCCGCCGTGTTCTTCCTCAAACGGCAGTCCGAACAGCCCCAACTGGCCCATTTGGGCCACGATCTCGTAGGGGAAGCTGTGTTCCTCGTCGTGCTTGGCGGAGACCGGAGCGATCACCTCTTGGGCGAAGTCGCGAACGGTCTCCACGAGATCCTGATACTCGTCTTCCAATTCAAAATTCGGCATGTTCATGCTCCTTCGCTGGCAGGTTCGGTGGCGGACGCCTCGCCAGCGTCGGGTGCAACGCTGGCCAGGACGTGGCTTTTGGGTACTTGGTCGCCGACCGCAACGTGCACGGTGACGATTCCGGAGACGGCGGCGAGCGCGGGGTGTTCCATCTTCATGGCCTCCACCGTGACGATCGGCTGCCCCGCTTCCACGCGATCGCCCGTGGAGGCGCTGAGTGAGACGACGGTGCCGGGCATCGGGGCCCGCAGGTCCGGGTCTCCCCCGGCGACCGCGCGCTTGAGCTGGGCCAAGTGCCGGTGCAGCTTGTCTCGGCGGCTGAGCAGCCGGACAGTCGCCGTCCGCCCGCCGGAGGCCAGCCACGCGGCTCCGGAGTCCTGATCCCACACCAACTTCGCGCTCACGCCGTCGCCGTCCAGCCGTGCCCGCCCGGCGTTGACCGTGACTCTCGCCGCGCCCGACTCACCGAGGGTGACGGGCACGGCCTCTCCGTCGACGTCCAGGTCATAGGTCCGACGCCGGTGCTCGCCGAGCCGCCAGCCGTCGCCCAGCTGCCACGGCCCCTGTCTCCCCGCAGCCGGGGGCGGGGCCGTCGCCGGGGCGCCCGCGTCCGGTACCAGCATCCCGGTGCCCAGGACGACCGCGGCGAAATCCAACTCCTCCCCGGTGAGCTCCCGGGAGGAGAATGCCCCGCGCCGGGCGATGAGGTTGGTGTCAAGCCGGCCCGCGGCGACGTCGTCGTCCGCAATGAGCGACCGCAGATACTCCACGTTCGTGGCGACGCCCAAGATCACGGTCTCTGCGAGGGCGCCGTCGAGGCGGTCGAGCGCCTCGGCCCGGTGGGCGCCGCGGGCGATGACCTTGGCGATCATCGGGTCGAACCCAGCGCTGATGGTGCCTGCTCCCTCGATGGCGGTATCGACGCGCAGGCCCTCCCCCTGCGGCAGTTCCACGTAGAAGGCTTTCCCTGCTGAGGGCAAGAAGTCGGCGGCGGGATCCTCGGCGTAGACCCTGGCTTCCACGGCGTGGCCGGACAAGCGCACGTCGTCCTGTCCAAAGGCCAGCGCCTGACCCGCCGCGATGCGCACCTGCTGCTCGACGAGATCGAGCCCCCGGCCCTCGACCCGAACCACCTCTTCTGTGACCGGGTGCTCCACTTGGAGTCGCGTGTTCATCTCCATGAAAAAGAACTCGTCCGGAGCCTCGTCGGAGACCAGGAATTCCACGGTACCGGCGCCCCGGTAGCCGACGGACTCGGCCGCACGCACCGCGGCGGCGCCCAACCGAGCGCGAATCTCCTCCCCCGCGCGGCCCAGGCCGTCCAACAACGGCGCGGGGGCTTCTTCGATGACCTTCTGATGGCGGCGCTGAAGGGAACATTCTCGCTCGGCGAGATGCACGGTCCTCCCGTGCCCGTCCGCGAGGACCTGGACTTCGATGTGCCGCGGCGTGGTGACCAGCCGTTCCAAGAAGAGGGTGTCGTCTCCAAAGGCGTTCCTCGCCGTACGCCGGGCCGAGGCCAGTGCGGCCGGCAGTTCCCCGGGTTCGGTGACCGCGAACATGCCCTTGCCGCCGCCGCCCGCGGACGGCTTGATGAGCAGGGGGTAGCCGATGGACTCCGCGGCCTCCGTGAGCTGCGCGTCGCTCAAGCCAGGTTCCGCAATACCCGGCACGACGGGCACGGAGTGGGCCTGCACGTGATTCTTCGAGCGGATCTTGTCCCCCATCAGGTTGATCGATTCGCTCGGTGGTCCGATGAACGTGATGCCAGCGGCCTCCAGCGCGCGGGCGAACTCCACATTTTCCGACAGAAAGCCGTAGCCCGGATGCACCGCCTGGGCTCCGGTGCTGCGGCACGCGGCGAGGATGACCTCGATGTTGAGGTAGGTGTCTGCAGCGGAGGGGTGCTCGGCATCGCCGAGCCCGACGGCCTCGTCGGCCTGGCGCACATGCAGCGCGTCGGCGTCGTCCGGGGCATACACCGCGATGGAGCGGATGCCGAGCCGGCGGAGGGTGCGGATGATCCGCACCGCGATTTCGCCTCGGTTGGCGACGAGGACGGTTTCAAAGAGGTCAGTCATGGTCAGTCCTACATCCGGAAGACGCCGAAGCCGGAGTCCGGCAACGGCTGGCGCGAGCAGACGTCGAGGGCGAGGCCCACCACGCGGCGGGTGTCCGCCGGGTCGATGATGCCGTCATCCCACAGGCGGGCGGTCGAGTAATAGGGATTGCCCTGCGCCTCGTACTGAGCGCGGATGGGCTCGGTGAACTCCGCCTCTTGCTCGGCGGTGAACTCGCCGCCGTGGGCTTCGATCCCGTCCCGTTTGACGGTGGCCAGCACGCTGGCCGCTTGGTTTCCGCCCATCACCGAGATGCGCGCCGCCGGCCACATCCACAAAAAGCGTGGCGAATAGGCCCGCCCACACATGGAGTAATTGCCGGCGCCAAAGGAGCCTCCAATGACTACCGTGAGCTTGGGAACCCGCGTGGTGGCGACCGCGGTGACCATCTTGGCCCCGTGCTTGGCAATGCCTCCGGCCTCATACTCTCGGCCCACCATGAATCCTGAGATGTTCTGCAGGAAGAGCAACGGAACACCTCGCTGATCGCACAGTTCAATGAAGTGCGCTCCCTTTTGCGCGGACTCCGCGAAGAGGATGCCGTTGTTGGCGACGATCCCGACGGGGTGGCCGTGGATCCTCGCGAAACCGGTCACCAAGGTCTCTCCGTAGTTCGCCTTGAACTCGTGGAACTCACTACCGTCCGTGATGCGGGCGATGACCTCGCGCACGTCGAAGGAGGTGTTGAGGTCAGTCGGCACGGCGCCGTAGAGACCCTCCGGATCCACGACCGGCTCCATGGCCTCGGCGACCTCCCACGCGGGCCGCTCGGGTGGCGGGAGCGTCTCCACGATGTCCCGAACCATCTGGAGGGCGTGCTCGTCATTCTCGGCCAAGTGGTCGACGACGCCGCTCGTTTTGGCGTGGACCTCACCGCCGCCGAGTTCCTCGGCTGTGACGACCTCGCCCGTGGCGGCCTTCACGAGGGGTGGCCCCCCGAGGAAAATGGTGCCTTGGCCGCGGACGATCACCGATTCGTCGCTCATCGCCGGCACGTAGGCCCCGCCCGCGGTGCAAGAGCCCATGACGGCGGCAATCTGCGGGATTTTGGCCGCAGACAGCTGGGCCTGATGGTAGAAAATGCGGCCGAAGTGATCCTTATCCGGAAACACCTCGTCCTGCAGGGGGAGAAACGCGCCTCCCGAATCGACCAAGTAGATGCACGGGAGGCGGTTCTCCCGGGCGATCTCTTGGGCGCGCAGGTGCTTCTTCACGGTCATCGGGAAGTAGGTTCCACCCTTGACCGTCGCGTCATTGCACACGATCATCACGTGCCGGCCGTGCACCAGGCCAACGCCGGCGATGACGCCCGCGGCCGGCGCGCCGCCGTCGTACATGTCCTCAGCCGCGAGGGGTGCGATTTCCAGAAACGGGGATCCCTCGTCGAGGAGCTGGTCGATGCGCTCGCGAGGGAGCAGTTTGCCGCGGTCGACGTGGCGTTGGCGGGCCTTCTCCGGGCCTCCGCGGGCGGCCGTAGCGAGCCGCTGGCGCAATTGATCCACCAAGGCGCGCTGGGCTGCCTGGTTGGCCGCAAACGCGGGGGAACCGGCGTCCACGTGGGTCTGCAGAGTCTCCATCGACTTCTTCCTTGTTAAGGATC from Zhihengliuella flava includes the following:
- a CDS encoding acyl-CoA dehydrogenase family protein; the encoded protein is MPNFELEDEYQDLVETVRDFAQEVIAPVSAKHDEEHSFPYEIVAQMGQLGLFGLPFEEEHGGMGGDYFALSLALEEIARVDQSCAITLEAGVSLGAMPIHRFGTAEQKATWLPKLAAGEALAGFGLTESEAGSDASGTRTTAKLENGEWVINGTKEFITNSGTDITQHVTVTAVTGQTERKDGSIKKEISTIIVPTDTEGFTAEPAYNKVGWNASDTHPLTLKNVRVPEENLLGERGRGYANFLSILDEGRVAIAALATGAAQGCVDESVRYAKEREQFGRSIGSNQAIAFKIARMQTRAHTARLAYYKAASKMLAGKPFKTEAAIAKLVAGEAAMDNARDATQVFGGYGFMNEFLVSRHYRDSKILEVGEGTTEVQLMLIARELGLTA
- a CDS encoding acetyl/propionyl/methylcrotonyl-CoA carboxylase subunit alpha — encoded protein: MTDLFETVLVANRGEIAVRIIRTLRRLGIRSIAVYAPDDADALHVRQADEAVGLGDAEHPSAADTYLNIEVILAACRSTGAQAVHPGYGFLSENVEFARALEAAGITFIGPPSESINLMGDKIRSKNHVQAHSVPVVPGIAEPGLSDAQLTEAAESIGYPLLIKPSAGGGGKGMFAVTEPGELPAALASARRTARNAFGDDTLFLERLVTTPRHIEVQVLADGHGRTVHLAERECSLQRRHQKVIEEAPAPLLDGLGRAGEEIRARLGAAAVRAAESVGYRGAGTVEFLVSDEAPDEFFFMEMNTRLQVEHPVTEEVVRVEGRGLDLVEQQVRIAAGQALAFGQDDVRLSGHAVEARVYAEDPAADFLPSAGKAFYVELPQGEGLRVDTAIEGAGTISAGFDPMIAKVIARGAHRAEALDRLDGALAETVILGVATNVEYLRSLIADDDVAAGRLDTNLIARRGAFSSRELTGEELDFAAVVLGTGMLVPDAGAPATAPPPAAGRQGPWQLGDGWRLGEHRRRTYDLDVDGEAVPVTLGESGAARVTVNAGRARLDGDGVSAKLVWDQDSGAAWLASGGRTATVRLLSRRDKLHRHLAQLKRAVAGGDPDLRAPMPGTVVSLSASTGDRVEAGQPIVTVEAMKMEHPALAAVSGIVTVHVAVGDQVPKSHVLASVAPDAGEASATEPASEGA
- a CDS encoding carboxyl transferase domain-containing protein; this encodes METLQTHVDAGSPAFAANQAAQRALVDQLRQRLATAARGGPEKARQRHVDRGKLLPRERIDQLLDEGSPFLEIAPLAAEDMYDGGAPAAGVIAGVGLVHGRHVMIVCNDATVKGGTYFPMTVKKHLRAQEIARENRLPCIYLVDSGGAFLPLQDEVFPDKDHFGRIFYHQAQLSAAKIPQIAAVMGSCTAGGAYVPAMSDESVIVRGQGTIFLGGPPLVKAATGEVVTAEELGGGEVHAKTSGVVDHLAENDEHALQMVRDIVETLPPPERPAWEVAEAMEPVVDPEGLYGAVPTDLNTSFDVREVIARITDGSEFHEFKANYGETLVTGFARIHGHPVGIVANNGILFAESAQKGAHFIELCDQRGVPLLFLQNISGFMVGREYEAGGIAKHGAKMVTAVATTRVPKLTVVIGGSFGAGNYSMCGRAYSPRFLWMWPAARISVMGGNQAASVLATVKRDGIEAHGGEFTAEQEAEFTEPIRAQYEAQGNPYYSTARLWDDGIIDPADTRRVVGLALDVCSRQPLPDSGFGVFRM
- a CDS encoding MaoC family dehydratase, with the translated sequence MSESHGLDASPGQRAGRRIEQRGRYLDELQVGDVYVHSPGRTITETDNVLFTTMTMNTQALHLDAAWSAQQPFGQRLVNSMFTLATLIGQSVTQITQGTIVAQLGLSEIRFPAPLFHGDTLTSETEILSVRPSSSRPGQGVVTMKHTGYQQDGTVVAEATRSCLMWERAAHESALAGEVQA